The nucleotide sequence GTCTCCGCGATGCGCCGGGCGAGCTCGCCGATCGGCGCGGGGTCGTCGGCGGACGTGTAGGCGATGCCGAAGCCGCCGCCGAGGTTCAGCTCGGGCACGTCGCCGCCCGCGAGGAGCTCCTTGTGGAGCGTGAGCAGCCGGGCGGCCGACTCCGCGAAGCCGTCCGCGCCGAAGATCTGCGAGCCGATGTGGCAGTGCAGACCGCGGAACGCGAGGGAGGCGTGCGACCGGATCAGCGCGACGGCTTCTGCCGCCTGCTCCAGCGCGATGCCGAACTTCTGGTCCTCGTGGGCGGTCGCGAGGAACGCGTGGGTGTGCGCGTGCACGCCGCTGTTCACCCGTAGGCGGACGCTCTGGACCACGCTGTGGCGCTCGGCTGCGGCGGCGACGCGGCCGATCTCTTGCACGCTGTCGATGATGATGGCGCCGATGCCGGCCTCGACCGCCCGGTCGATCTCGGCGAGCGACTTGTTGTTGCCGTGGAAGCCGATGCGCTCCGGGTCGACCCCGGCGGCCAGCGCGACGGCCAGCTCGCCCCCGCTGCAGACGTCGATGTTGAGGCCGGCCTCCGACATCCACCGCGCCACCTCGATGCTGAGGAACGCCTTGCCTGCGTAGTAGACCTTCGCGGCGGTGCCGATCTCGGCGAACGCGCGGTCGAAAGCCTCGCGCACCTCGACGGCGCGCGCCCTGGCGTCCTCCTCGTCGATCACGTACAGCGGCGTGCCGAAGCGGGCGGCGAGCTCGCTCGCCGCGAGACCGCCGACGACCAGCTCTCCCGCGTCGCGATCGACCGTCCGGGACCAGAGGCCCGGGGCGAGCGCGTTCACATCCGCGGGCACGTGCAGCCACGGCGGGGCGAGCGGGTTGGACGCAGCGACAGGATCAGCCATAGGGAACCTCACGGGTGGCGACGAGTGGGGGTCTCCTAGGCGAGCGGACCCGGATTGGCCCCTGAAGCCGGTGGAGATGACAGCAGAAGTCTATCCAGGCCGCACGACACGCTCGGTGCGTGTTACGAACAGCTCCCCTTGCTGGCCATGAACTTCTGGTCGAGGACGAAGTCGCTCGCGGTCAGCTCGACGGTGGCGTGGCCAGGGGTCACCTGGATGTCGGACACCTCGACGCCGTCGGGGAGGTACTGCGCCGCGCACACCGGGAACGGGCCCTGCGAGGTCAGCGCCTGCAGCAGACGGCTGAGGTTGACGTCGCCGGCTCCGGTCGTCAGGTTGGCCTTGTCCGGCTTCAGCAGCACCTGCTTGCCAGCGGCCTCGGGCGTCGCTGTCACGGTGTAGCCGACGGGGAGGCCGAGCAGGTCGATCTTCCCGTCGTAGCCGATCGTGCCGTCGCCGAGGGTGATGTCTCCGGTCGCTCCGGGGATCTTCACGAGGGTGTTCAGCGACTCCTGGCTGATGCGCAAGGTGCCGGTCGCGTCGGCGATGGGCTTCGAGAAGTCGGCCGGGACGCCGGTGGCGACGACGGTCGCGCTCAGCGGGGCTCCCTGCACGACGAGCTTCGGCGCATCCAGCTCGACCCTCTGGAAGGAGCCGGACAGGTACTGCTGCAGCACGGAGAAGCCGCCGATGTGCGTCCTCACCTCGCCGCGGATGTCGGCCGGCAGGTTCTTCTCGATCTCGTCGGACACCCGCTGCTCGGCGTAGGCACGCGCGGCCGTGTCGACCACGACGAGCAGCACCACGATCACGACGACCGGGATGCCGATGGCGAGCAGGAGGCGCAGCCACCGCGGACGCCGGCGACGTGTCGCTGCGGCCTGCGGCTCGGGGATCACCTGGGTGGTGTTGTCGCTCATCCGGTCGTCATCCGTTCGCTACATGCGGTCCGGCGCGGAGACCCCGAGCAGGCCGAGGCCGTTGCGGATCACCTGGCCGGTCGCGTCGTTCAGCCAGAGGCGGGTGCGGTGCAGGTCGGTCACCGGCTCCTCGCCGTGCGGCAGCACGCGCGTCGAGCCGTCGCGGACGGCGTACCAGGCGTGGTAGAGGCCGGCGAGCTC is from Leifsonia sp. 466MF and encodes:
- the lysA gene encoding diaminopimelate decarboxylase, translating into MADPVAASNPLAPPWLHVPADVNALAPGLWSRTVDRDAGELVVGGLAASELAARFGTPLYVIDEEDARARAVEVREAFDRAFAEIGTAAKVYYAGKAFLSIEVARWMSEAGLNIDVCSGGELAVALAAGVDPERIGFHGNNKSLAEIDRAVEAGIGAIIIDSVQEIGRVAAAAERHSVVQSVRLRVNSGVHAHTHAFLATAHEDQKFGIALEQAAEAVALIRSHASLAFRGLHCHIGSQIFGADGFAESAARLLTLHKELLAGGDVPELNLGGGFGIAYTSADDPAPIGELARRIAETVAAGCEELDIPTPVVAFEPGRSIIGTAGLTLYTVGTTKDVPVAFQDDGETAVRRYVSVDGGMSDNARPALYGADYSARIANRVSPAAPALVRVAGKHCESGDIVVDAEYLPGDIQPGDLLAVPATGAYCWPLSSNYNHIGRPPVVAVRDGEARVIVRGETIEDLLARDAGYTAPASTVSASKERSQA
- a CDS encoding LmeA family phospholipid-binding protein; this translates as MSDNTTQVIPEPQAAATRRRRPRWLRLLLAIGIPVVVIVVLLVVVDTAARAYAEQRVSDEIEKNLPADIRGEVRTHIGGFSVLQQYLSGSFQRVELDAPKLVVQGAPLSATVVATGVPADFSKPIADATGTLRISQESLNTLVKIPGATGDITLGDGTIGYDGKIDLLGLPVGYTVTATPEAAGKQVLLKPDKANLTTGAGDVNLSRLLQALTSQGPFPVCAAQYLPDGVEVSDIQVTPGHATVELTASDFVLDQKFMASKGSCS